One window from the genome of Echinicola vietnamensis DSM 17526 encodes:
- a CDS encoding nucleotidyltransferase domain-containing protein gives MILLGKKATQIDDLLDRMAEEVQLDKTRRDRMKSSYEAVKEWIEADEKFFKPYKYDVYPHGSVRIMTTVKPFGREEFDLDIAIHLKYGTPHSPERIYNELRRRLNEHGLYRDMLEAKNRCIRLKYAGDYHMDILPGVQEVEYDRNRIMVPDRELGSWVSSNPRGYADWFIAQSNLVKESLLEKALRAENLPVDDFSKKKPLQRGVQLIKRYRDIYFQKDDSYKTSSVILTTIAGQFYQGEDSIFNTVDNIVSTIQNSIGQSYGRLKILNPVNADEDFTDKWDKEPEYYEAFKRFSFHLHSEWQKLKKDNGIIEESRIMKGLFGDDLFVKAQGSQAMEIERSRKSNALGVATGTGVLASTSSLGSIPIKNNTFFGE, from the coding sequence ATGATACTATTAGGAAAGAAAGCTACACAAATTGATGATCTGCTCGATAGGATGGCAGAAGAGGTTCAACTGGACAAGACACGGCGTGATCGTATGAAAAGTAGTTACGAGGCCGTGAAAGAGTGGATTGAAGCGGATGAAAAATTCTTCAAGCCATACAAGTATGATGTGTATCCTCATGGGTCTGTTCGAATAATGACAACTGTCAAGCCTTTCGGAAGAGAAGAGTTTGATTTGGATATTGCAATACACCTGAAATACGGAACCCCACATAGTCCTGAAAGGATATACAATGAACTGAGGCGACGATTAAATGAGCATGGATTGTATAGGGATATGTTAGAAGCCAAAAACCGATGTATCCGTTTAAAATATGCAGGGGATTATCACATGGATATTTTGCCAGGGGTTCAGGAAGTTGAATATGATAGAAATCGTATCATGGTTCCTGACCGTGAATTAGGAAGCTGGGTCAGTAGCAATCCGCGAGGTTATGCTGACTGGTTTATAGCGCAATCAAATCTTGTTAAGGAAAGCCTGCTTGAGAAGGCACTTAGAGCCGAAAATCTGCCTGTTGACGATTTCAGTAAGAAAAAGCCATTGCAGCGCGGAGTACAGTTAATTAAGCGCTACCGAGATATCTATTTCCAAAAGGATGACAGCTACAAAACATCAAGCGTGATCCTGACAACGATAGCCGGCCAATTTTATCAAGGCGAAGACAGTATTTTTAACACCGTTGATAATATTGTTTCTACGATCCAAAATAGCATTGGGCAGTCCTATGGGAGACTTAAAATACTCAATCCGGTGAATGCAGATGAAGACTTTACCGATAAATGGGATAAGGAGCCTGAATATTACGAAGCATTTAAACGGTTTTCATTTCATTTACATAGTGAATGGCAAAAATTGAAGAAGGATAACGGCATCATTGAAGAAAGTCGGATTATGAAAGGCCTGTTTGGTGATGATCTGTTCGTGAAAGCGCAAGGTAGTCAAGCGATGGAGATTGAAAGATCTCGAAAAAGTAATGCACTTGGGGTAGCAACAGGTACTGGGGTATTGGCCTCGACCAGCTCACTGGGCAGTATCCCGATTAAGAATAACACTTTTTTCGGCGAATGA
- a CDS encoding HU-CCDC81 and SPOR domain-containing protein → MKGKVSLVIGLLGFLSCFFLAGDEPKGTVFKISLGLVVGGMVEFCVFLLENRKKWRLFKTLIIKRNQPVRVTVAYLFRIEVNGRYLLIKRHKNDNPGYQPVGGAYKYLKEENRELFDRLGVEPCNHVPRDEDTENDLRIIVKRRKNLIDFLKWFESRKNREMDPTREFREELIDANILPGDIFKHIKYVFIGKHIEGVLKSPAYPIDELRYADIFELRTENDAQKQSINALISKRDEVYFATPNEIRNGSTINGERILPHTFKILPK, encoded by the coding sequence ATGAAAGGAAAAGTAAGTTTGGTTATCGGCCTTTTAGGGTTCCTCTCCTGCTTTTTTCTGGCAGGGGACGAACCAAAAGGCACAGTGTTTAAGATCTCTTTAGGTCTCGTAGTCGGTGGCATGGTAGAGTTCTGTGTATTCTTGTTGGAGAACCGAAAAAAATGGAGGCTATTTAAGACATTGATTATAAAACGTAATCAACCAGTCAGGGTCACGGTCGCTTATTTGTTTAGAATTGAAGTGAATGGCAGATACCTATTAATCAAGAGGCACAAGAATGACAATCCCGGCTACCAACCGGTTGGAGGTGCATACAAATATTTGAAGGAAGAAAACAGGGAATTGTTCGATCGGCTGGGTGTTGAGCCCTGCAATCACGTACCGAGAGACGAGGATACCGAAAACGATTTACGGATTATTGTTAAAAGGAGGAAAAATCTAATTGATTTCCTGAAATGGTTTGAAAGCAGAAAAAACCGTGAAATGGATCCAACCAGAGAATTCCGTGAAGAGCTGATCGATGCCAACATATTACCTGGTGATATTTTCAAGCACATTAAATACGTGTTTATAGGGAAACACATCGAAGGCGTTTTAAAATCACCGGCATACCCTATCGATGAATTACGATATGCAGACATCTTTGAATTGAGGACTGAAAATGATGCCCAAAAGCAATCTATCAATGCCCTGATAAGCAAAAGGGACGAGGTTTACTTTGCTACGCCAAATGAGATCCGGAACGGGTCAACCATAAATGGTGAAAGGATTTTGCCACACACATTTAAAATTTTACCAAAATGA
- a CDS encoding DUF2188 domain-containing protein codes for MAKKNQHVVPRGDNWAVKGAGNEKATKIVGTQKEAIKIAREIAINQQSEVVIHRPNGTIRDKDSYGNDPHPPKDTKH; via the coding sequence ATGGCTAAAAAAAATCAACATGTGGTGCCGAGGGGCGACAATTGGGCAGTCAAAGGTGCCGGAAACGAAAAGGCTACAAAAATTGTAGGAACCCAGAAAGAAGCAATTAAGATAGCACGGGAAATTGCTATCAATCAGCAATCAGAAGTTGTTATCCATAGACCGAATGGTACAATCCGGGATAAGGATTCCTACGGCAACGATCCTCACCCTCCAAAAGACACAAAGCATTAG
- a CDS encoding ImmA/IrrE family metallo-endopeptidase translates to MDLFVAGLVVAGHDAILIEEELSNCDGKIVFGNNKAVIKVNSKIQFQERKRFVAAHEIGHLLMHRNMQLPDDTFTNFNIIEGTENTLKNGRQELEANEFASELLMPENLFLKEAKGKKFSPLLIKQLSERFKTSLTATIFRYLQFEQLHPLCLVFIENGKVKYWKKSNDLKVWLGDYTKLAPPSDSVAAEYIQKDYEFVYKLEEKAQNINKSTWFNLSEYDEDTDFYEYCIPTRRYKTILSIIWEN, encoded by the coding sequence ATGGATCTGTTTGTCGCCGGATTAGTGGTTGCTGGGCATGATGCAATACTTATCGAAGAAGAGCTCTCTAATTGTGATGGAAAAATTGTGTTTGGAAACAATAAGGCGGTTATAAAGGTAAATTCAAAGATACAGTTCCAGGAGAGAAAACGCTTCGTTGCAGCCCATGAGATAGGGCATCTCTTGATGCATAGAAATATGCAGCTTCCCGATGATACATTCACTAATTTTAACATTATTGAAGGTACGGAAAATACATTGAAAAACGGGAGGCAAGAATTGGAAGCAAATGAATTCGCCAGTGAACTTCTAATGCCTGAAAATTTATTCCTTAAAGAAGCAAAAGGCAAGAAGTTTTCACCCCTTTTGATCAAGCAACTTTCAGAACGATTTAAAACTAGTTTGACAGCAACTATTTTTCGCTATTTGCAGTTTGAGCAGTTACACCCTCTTTGCCTTGTCTTTATCGAGAATGGGAAAGTGAAATATTGGAAAAAGTCCAACGACTTAAAAGTTTGGTTGGGCGATTACACCAAGTTAGCACCACCTTCCGATTCAGTTGCCGCAGAGTATATTCAAAAAGATTACGAGTTTGTGTATAAACTTGAAGAAAAAGCACAGAACATTAACAAATCAACATGGTTCAATCTAAGTGAATATGATGAAGATACAGACTTCTATGAGTATTGCATTCCAACAAGGCGGTATAAAACCATCCTAAGCATCATCTGGGAAAATTAA
- a CDS encoding DUF4391 domain-containing protein: MQIKPLPDLVAYRKKITALEKEISKLKSAIAKSKQFNQKVELNQQLKAAEKELEWLFADGKGSN; this comes from the coding sequence ATGCAAATCAAACCTCTACCGGATCTGGTTGCTTATCGAAAAAAAATAACAGCATTGGAAAAGGAAATTTCAAAGTTAAAATCGGCCATAGCCAAGAGCAAACAGTTCAATCAAAAAGTGGAATTGAACCAACAGCTAAAAGCCGCTGAAAAGGAGCTGGAGTGGCTATTTGCAGATGGGAAAGGATCAAATTGA
- a CDS encoding GDCCVxC domain-containing (seleno)protein, whose protein sequence is MEIILESTITCPECGHQKEETMPTDACQYFYECENCHQVLKPKEGDCCVYCSYGSAPCPPVQLDSDQAYC, encoded by the coding sequence ATGGAAATCATATTAGAATCAACCATCACCTGCCCGGAATGCGGGCATCAAAAAGAAGAAACCATGCCCACTGACGCCTGTCAGTATTTTTACGAATGTGAAAATTGCCACCAGGTACTAAAACCGAAGGAAGGGGATTGCTGCGTGTATTGCAGCTATGGCTCAGCACCTTGTCCACCAGTACAATTGGATTCTGATCAAGCATATTGCTAG
- the merTP gene encoding mercuric transport protein MerTP → MKNSLLTSGIMAALLSSLCCITPVLALVAGASGIASTFSWLDPARPFFVGITVVVLGFAWYQKLKPKAKGEIECACEEDLQPSFWKTRKFLGIVTVFATLMLTFPLYAHIFYPKSEKQVIIVDKSDIQTVNFQIKGMTCQGCADHVEHEVNKLSGILKVTASYEQGNAIVEFDNTKTGILEIE, encoded by the coding sequence ATGAAAAATTCGCTTTTAACCAGCGGTATTATGGCTGCACTCTTAAGTTCACTTTGCTGCATCACCCCGGTGCTTGCACTAGTGGCCGGTGCAAGCGGGATTGCCTCCACTTTTTCCTGGCTGGATCCTGCACGGCCCTTTTTTGTGGGCATTACGGTTGTAGTGTTGGGTTTTGCCTGGTACCAAAAACTTAAACCAAAGGCCAAAGGTGAAATAGAATGTGCGTGTGAGGAGGACCTACAGCCCTCCTTTTGGAAAACAAGGAAATTCCTTGGGATAGTCACCGTTTTTGCGACCCTGATGCTCACATTCCCGCTTTATGCTCACATTTTCTACCCTAAATCTGAAAAGCAAGTGATCATCGTTGATAAGTCAGACATTCAGACCGTAAATTTTCAAATCAAAGGCATGACTTGCCAGGGTTGCGCAGATCATGTTGAACATGAGGTAAATAAGCTCAGCGGTATCCTTAAAGTAACCGCATCCTACGAACAGGGCAATGCCATTGTAGAATTTGACAATACCAAAACAGGCATCCTTGAAATTGAGTAA
- a CDS encoding metal-sensitive transcriptional regulator, translating into MIPSDLTQSIKVSLKTATGQLGYILSKIDDEDQVENILLQLKAVQSTLTKTTYELLDDTYRKALAERISSAYQNCPGNCGNEETIEKLRTLFPELKLEEVPEKLREARTVEEELKKFLSERLDTPSPRD; encoded by the coding sequence ATGATACCCAGTGATCTTACCCAAAGCATAAAGGTTTCCTTAAAAACTGCTACCGGGCAGTTGGGATATATCCTCAGTAAAATTGACGATGAGGACCAGGTGGAAAACATACTTCTCCAGTTGAAGGCGGTACAATCCACCCTTACCAAGACTACTTATGAATTATTGGATGATACCTACAGAAAAGCATTAGCAGAAAGAATCTCGTCAGCTTACCAGAACTGCCCCGGTAACTGTGGTAATGAAGAAACAATAGAAAAGCTGAGAACACTATTTCCAGAGCTTAAACTCGAAGAAGTGCCTGAAAAACTAAGGGAAGCCCGGACCGTGGAAGAAGAATTGAAGAAATTTTTATCCGAACGTTTGGACACCCCCTCCCCCCGTGACTGA
- a CDS encoding ArsR/SmtB family transcription factor — MNTCIRVFADSDQINRCREDLKSKEEGFLELADVLNLAGNAVRLKILYLLKQENELCPCDLSDILGMTVPAISQHLKKLKDAGIVTTKKSGQTIFYSVEAHSQRIISSVLDLFNLPNTIPAL; from the coding sequence ATGAATACATGTATCCGTGTCTTTGCCGATAGCGACCAGATCAATAGGTGCAGGGAAGACTTGAAGAGTAAAGAAGAAGGCTTTTTAGAACTGGCAGATGTACTGAACCTGGCTGGTAATGCGGTTCGCCTCAAAATCCTGTATCTCTTGAAACAGGAAAATGAACTTTGTCCGTGCGACTTGTCAGACATCCTAGGCATGACAGTGCCGGCCATTTCCCAACATCTGAAAAAGCTGAAGGATGCAGGAATCGTGACAACCAAAAAATCCGGACAAACCATCTTCTATTCAGTAGAAGCGCACAGTCAGCGGATCATTTCATCAGTGCTCGATTTGTTTAATCTCCCAAATACAATTCCTGCCCTATGA
- a CDS encoding site-specific integrase, which produces MRHLERFWKMVTMAVKMEWVSRDPFEKYLLKFHRVDRDFLNHEELEAVENKDFKIVRLQWVRDLFVFSCYTGLAYIDAMNLTPSNITIGIDGEYWLSTCRQKTDQPVRVPILPKAWEIIEKYRTHPRALQKGSVFPMISNQKLNSYLKEIADLCGIEKNLTFHLARHTFATTVTLCNGVPLETVSKMLGHSKITTTQVYAKVVEKKVREDMHTLREKLAAPKLMRRAK; this is translated from the coding sequence ATGAGGCACCTAGAGAGGTTCTGGAAGATGGTGACCATGGCTGTAAAAATGGAATGGGTAAGCCGGGATCCCTTTGAAAAGTATCTGCTCAAATTTCATCGAGTTGATAGGGATTTCCTTAATCACGAAGAGTTGGAGGCAGTAGAAAACAAGGACTTCAAGATTGTGCGTTTGCAGTGGGTCAGGGATCTGTTTGTGTTCAGTTGCTATACCGGACTGGCCTACATCGATGCGATGAACCTGACACCATCCAACATCACGATTGGCATTGATGGGGAGTACTGGCTTTCCACCTGCCGCCAGAAAACCGACCAACCTGTCAGGGTTCCCATCCTTCCCAAGGCCTGGGAGATTATTGAGAAATACAGAACCCACCCAAGGGCTTTGCAAAAAGGATCTGTATTCCCTATGATCTCTAATCAAAAGCTTAACTCTTATTTGAAAGAAATAGCCGACCTGTGCGGGATTGAAAAGAACCTCACCTTTCACCTGGCCAGGCATACATTTGCCACCACCGTTACTCTTTGCAATGGTGTCCCGTTGGAGACTGTGAGCAAGATGCTGGGTCATTCAAAAATCACCACTACTCAGGTTTACGCTAAAGTGGTGGAGAAGAAGGTAAGGGAAGACATGCACACTCTCCGGGAGAAGCTGGCAGCACCAAAATTGATGAGAAGGGCGAAGTAG
- a CDS encoding IS1380 family transposase: MKSSTKMVNLPIEYSSKPVTPFGGMSLMKRFIDQVGIREKLEALNLPQPGSNRGYDPKQIVESFWLGIWTGASRFIHCDWLRYDQVLHSIFGWDTMPSQSTYSRFFGKFSQSLNTEIFPDLQHWFFDQLNIGSLTVDFDSSVITRYGDQQGSAKGYNPNKRGRNSHHPLMAFVEQTRMVANAWMRPGDTAASSSCKEFMEETFKQVLKDKEIGLVRADSGFYTEELMSYLEEEQLNYIIAVKMYPNVKSEVWAIKDWIKLAKGIELSEMTFSHENGKPRRYILIKKQIEIRPNSGGKMLFEDEPGYRYSCYVTNMDLPLDQIWNMYNNRADCENRIKELKYDFGLENFCLQDFWATEASFRFIMVAYNLMSLFRHFALNHHNWATLGTLRSYCFALGAWTASHANKKVLKISLPTKRRPWMEGIFAQISTLNNPFKYSNA, translated from the coding sequence ATGAAGAGTAGCACCAAAATGGTTAACCTTCCAATAGAGTATTCCTCCAAGCCAGTGACCCCATTTGGAGGGATGAGTTTGATGAAACGATTTATTGATCAGGTAGGGATCCGTGAAAAGTTGGAAGCGCTTAACCTTCCCCAACCAGGCTCCAACCGGGGGTATGATCCCAAACAGATCGTGGAGAGCTTCTGGCTGGGGATTTGGACTGGGGCAAGCCGCTTCATTCATTGTGACTGGCTGCGCTATGATCAGGTTCTCCATTCCATATTCGGCTGGGATACGATGCCATCTCAGAGTACATACAGTCGTTTTTTTGGCAAGTTTTCCCAATCTCTCAATACAGAGATTTTTCCTGACCTGCAGCACTGGTTTTTTGACCAGCTGAATATCGGCAGCCTCACCGTAGATTTTGACAGTTCGGTCATCACCCGATATGGAGATCAGCAGGGCAGCGCCAAAGGATACAACCCTAACAAACGAGGCAGAAACTCACACCATCCGCTGATGGCTTTTGTGGAGCAGACACGCATGGTGGCCAATGCCTGGATGCGTCCGGGAGACACCGCTGCAAGTAGCAGCTGCAAGGAGTTCATGGAGGAGACCTTCAAACAAGTGCTCAAGGACAAGGAAATAGGTCTTGTTCGTGCAGACAGCGGGTTTTATACCGAAGAGTTAATGTCATACCTGGAAGAAGAACAACTCAACTACATCATAGCTGTAAAGATGTATCCTAATGTGAAAAGTGAAGTCTGGGCCATCAAAGACTGGATCAAACTGGCCAAAGGAATCGAACTCAGCGAGATGACGTTCAGCCACGAAAACGGAAAACCCAGACGGTACATTCTGATAAAAAAGCAAATCGAAATCAGGCCAAACTCAGGGGGCAAGATGCTCTTTGAGGACGAGCCCGGCTATCGCTACAGTTGCTATGTGACCAATATGGATCTTCCGCTGGATCAGATATGGAACATGTACAACAACAGAGCAGACTGTGAAAACAGAATCAAGGAACTCAAGTATGACTTTGGTCTGGAAAACTTCTGCCTACAGGACTTCTGGGCTACTGAAGCCTCATTTAGATTCATTATGGTTGCCTACAACCTCATGAGTCTATTCCGGCATTTTGCACTAAACCACCATAACTGGGCAACTTTGGGAACTCTCAGATCCTATTGCTTTGCATTAGGGGCATGGACTGCTTCGCACGCCAACAAAAAGGTCCTCAAGATCTCTTTGCCTACGAAACGAAGGCCCTGGATGGAAGGGATTTTTGCACAAATATCAACTCTGAACAACCCTTTTAAGTACTCTAATGCATAA
- a CDS encoding DUF2911 domain-containing protein, producing the protein MMNKLIYILALGLLIVSCQNKKGENGGHEHHQPEKAPTEQSDNSKKSIPQEAHGNVGDTHITIKYHSPAVRERVIWGGLVPYGEVWVTGAHSATNIEFSKAIQVEETTIPKGKYAFFTIPGQDRWTLILNKNWEQHLADDYDQADDVIRIEVTPETGMPLTERLTYTIEDKGEGSGAIRMSWEKLSVSLPFKTD; encoded by the coding sequence ATGATGAACAAACTGATTTACATACTTGCACTGGGATTACTGATCGTATCCTGCCAAAACAAAAAAGGTGAAAATGGTGGTCACGAACACCATCAGCCGGAAAAAGCACCTACTGAGCAATCGGACAACTCGAAAAAGAGCATCCCTCAGGAAGCGCATGGCAATGTGGGTGATACGCACATTACCATCAAGTACCACTCACCCGCAGTGCGGGAAAGGGTCATCTGGGGAGGTTTGGTACCCTATGGCGAAGTTTGGGTGACAGGTGCACACAGTGCCACCAATATAGAATTTTCCAAAGCAATCCAGGTCGAAGAAACTACGATACCAAAAGGGAAGTATGCATTCTTTACCATTCCCGGACAGGACCGTTGGACATTGATCCTAAACAAAAACTGGGAGCAGCACCTGGCAGATGATTACGATCAGGCCGATGATGTCATCAGGATTGAGGTAACACCGGAAACGGGAATGCCACTTACCGAACGGCTAACTTATACCATAGAAGACAAAGGAGAGGGCTCTGGCGCTATCCGCATGTCATGGGAAAAGCTAAGTGTTTCACTTCCATTCAAAACAGATTAA
- a CDS encoding PepSY domain-containing protein, whose protein sequence is MKRNRNYYIRKTHRYLGIFIGIQFIGWTVSGLYFSWTDIDEIHGDQFHHEHVTTHSPRNLISPAQLDSTIGISSLELRYINHQPHYWVNDSLLYNALTGQIKKGITETEAAEIAQNHLVKNLEILKTEWITETDNHHEYRGRPLPAWAVHFEHPENLTAYVDARNGNFERVRHSRWRWFDFLWMFHTMDYAGRDNSNNWLLRAFSVFGLFTVLSGFTLYAVSSKTFLKTTSKLKKNK, encoded by the coding sequence ATGAAACGAAACAGAAACTACTACATCCGAAAAACACACCGGTATCTGGGGATTTTTATAGGCATTCAGTTTATTGGGTGGACGGTCAGCGGCCTCTATTTCAGTTGGACGGATATTGACGAAATCCATGGAGACCAGTTTCACCATGAGCATGTCACGACCCATTCACCCCGGAACCTGATCAGTCCGGCACAATTGGATTCAACGATTGGTATTTCATCCCTTGAACTTCGCTACATCAATCACCAACCGCATTATTGGGTCAACGATAGTCTGCTTTACAATGCCCTGACCGGGCAAATCAAAAAGGGCATAACCGAAACGGAGGCGGCCGAAATCGCACAGAACCATCTCGTAAAAAACCTGGAAATCCTGAAAACAGAATGGATTACTGAAACCGACAACCATCATGAATACCGTGGCAGGCCGCTACCAGCCTGGGCTGTCCACTTTGAGCATCCCGAAAACCTTACGGCCTACGTAGATGCCCGTAACGGCAACTTCGAACGGGTACGCCACAGCCGTTGGCGTTGGTTCGATTTTCTTTGGATGTTCCACACCATGGATTATGCCGGGCGGGACAACTCTAACAATTGGCTGCTCAGGGCATTTTCAGTCTTTGGCCTTTTTACAGTGCTATCAGGCTTTACACTTTACGCAGTATCCTCTAAAACTTTCTTAAAAACCACTTCAAAACTTAAAAAGAATAAATGA
- a CDS encoding APC family permease, with protein MEESYKKGSLSLLGSIALGTGVMIGAGIFALLGQVAELSGTWFPYIFVLGALISAFSAYSYIKVSNTYPSAGGIAMILKKAYGKSTITASASLLMALSMVINESLVARTFGSYTLQLFEVENKELWIPILGVALLVSAFLINISGNKLIGKSSQFMSFIKIIGILIFAIGALWAVGFSLEGLIPKAIKNTDYSATSYIGALALSILAYKGFTTITNSGGEITEPQKNVGLSIIISLLICTVVYFLVAFAVNSSLTISEIIQAKDYSLAEAARPAFGDFGLHFTVAIAIIATISGVIASIFAVSRMTAMLTDMELIPHSHLGMSGRIQKHMLVYVVFIAIILTIFFDLSRIASIGAIFYMVMDIIIHWGVYKYLRKEVKANGTIVLTAMVLDFIVLAAFLWIKASSDLLVLIVSASVMLIVFAGEKWFLSRADKSTQK; from the coding sequence ATGGAAGAAAGTTATAAAAAAGGAAGTTTAAGTTTATTAGGATCAATTGCTTTAGGCACTGGTGTAATGATCGGTGCAGGAATCTTTGCATTATTGGGCCAGGTGGCTGAACTGTCAGGGACCTGGTTTCCTTACATTTTCGTTTTGGGAGCTCTCATTTCAGCATTTAGTGCTTACTCCTACATCAAAGTTTCAAATACGTATCCTTCGGCTGGGGGGATAGCCATGATTTTGAAAAAAGCTTATGGTAAATCAACCATAACAGCTTCTGCATCATTATTAATGGCACTATCCATGGTAATCAACGAAAGCCTGGTTGCCAGAACTTTTGGCTCTTATACCCTACAACTGTTCGAAGTTGAAAACAAGGAACTTTGGATTCCCATATTGGGTGTTGCTCTTTTGGTTAGCGCTTTTTTGATTAACATATCTGGCAACAAGCTGATAGGAAAGTCATCACAGTTCATGTCATTTATCAAAATTATCGGAATTCTGATTTTTGCCATAGGAGCTCTCTGGGCAGTGGGTTTTTCTCTGGAAGGGTTGATACCAAAAGCCATCAAAAACACTGATTATTCAGCAACCAGTTATATTGGGGCTTTAGCACTTTCCATTTTGGCCTACAAAGGATTCACTACAATAACTAATAGTGGTGGCGAAATTACAGAACCTCAAAAAAATGTTGGCCTGTCTATTATTATTTCTTTGTTGATATGCACAGTGGTGTATTTTCTGGTTGCTTTCGCTGTAAACTCAAGCCTTACAATCTCTGAAATTATTCAAGCCAAAGATTACTCCCTTGCTGAAGCTGCCAGACCTGCTTTTGGAGATTTTGGTCTTCATTTTACCGTTGCTATTGCCATAATAGCTACTATTTCGGGAGTGATTGCCAGCATTTTTGCAGTCTCTCGTATGACGGCTATGCTTACAGATATGGAACTTATTCCACATAGTCATTTGGGCATGTCAGGCCGAATACAGAAGCATATGTTGGTGTATGTGGTGTTTATCGCTATCATCCTGACTATTTTCTTTGATCTGTCCAGAATTGCTTCCATAGGAGCCATTTTTTATATGGTGATGGACATCATTATTCATTGGGGTGTATATAAGTATTTGAGGAAAGAGGTGAAAGCCAATGGAACAATTGTACTCACAGCGATGGTGTTGGATTTCATCGTATTGGCAGCTTTCTTATGGATCAAGGCATCATCTGACCTTTTGGTTCTTATTGTTTCTGCATCTGTGATGCTAATAGTTTTTGCAGGTGAAAAATGGTTCTTAAGTCGAGCAGATAAATCTACCCAAAAATGA